The stretch of DNA TTATAACTTTTCAAGGTCTCTCTCTATCACTAATTATTCAGGAGTATTTTCTACAAAAGCACACACAGTTATTAGCACTGCACATCTTATGATTAAAAAGTTCATCCATAATCAAAAGACCAAAAATCTATTTAACAAACTACTGCCAAAAGACTAATTCAGTATGTCCACATTACCAATTTATACAGACCTGTCTAAGCTTAATCCAagtcctcattaaaaattcaatatttcTTTCTTAAATTTATCCCTTCATCTTGTTGATtattcaatcaacaagaatattaGCCATTGAGATTGGACACCTACATTATTAGTCACTGTCCATTTGGTTACAGAATAACAGCATGAGGTATTGAGCCAACTCAGCAACTAGATTGCTAGATCCTCAAAATTTTCGGAGAATATACTTGGCACTGAAAAAATTGAAGACATAAAAGCTTAAAGTACTTcctaaaagaaaggaaaatttcATTATCACTTAAGTTTTGGGCATCATACTGGTGTATAGGTATCATATTCGGTCAAGAAGCTAGGTACTATAGAGTATACTTTAACATTAATAGTGGTAGTGTGGTACAAATAATCTGACCAATCATTTCAACTCTTGAGGACACTTCTGCAAGTGTAATCCCACATCTTTCCAAGTCTTTTCCTTGGAACAAAAGCTATCTCTCTTAATCAATCTCATAGTATCCAAACTTAAGCAAGCTAACCTTTCAACCTCAAATGTGTTCGAAAATTGAAAGGGAACCCTAATTCTTCCAGGCATGCACACTGTACCTAATACAATTAAGTGTAACTCAGCTAGAGCACAAGTTAACACTATTATTGAACTCAACTAGAGCACAAGATGACACCTTTATAATCTAGCATGTACAAATCTTACGTACCACTACATGACCATACATTCACATATTAACCTAACTCAAAGGGAATCTCCACAAACTAGCTTCACCTAACCCAAACCCTCACCTCCAAAAGAGCAAATCTGTTAATTGCACTCCTGAATTGCCAAATCCTCACCAACACAATTCAAATCCGCAATTAGAAAACCCCACACACACAACAAGTATACAACTTTGGTGCATCAAAATAGTGGTAGAAGCCCCCAAATTAAGGATTTGAGCTAAATTAAACAATTCCCAGTACACAAATCAGCTAAACTCGATGCaggcaaaaaaaaaatcgtCCATCGTTATAGCTCAGCAACGGAAATAACTAACCCAACCCCCCCAAAACCAAAGCAAACAAGCACAGAGttgaaaatttcatgagaattggGGGAAGGAAGAAGCACCTCGAGGAGGGTGAGGAGAGAGTCGTCGTCGGAAGGAAGAGATTCGAGCTTGGATCCCAGCTCCTTGAGCTGAAGGTGAGGCTTCTGAGCCATGCtatgttgttcttcttcttcttccctgcGGTCAacaaaacggcgtcgtttatGTGTTGAAGTGCCGCAGCGTTTGCGTGTTGAGTTCAATTCATGTGGAGGGGTTTTCAacggagaagagagggagagtgaaaaaaatagcagaagaggGTTTCGTTTCGtttctgtgtttttttttttccctttgttATTATTTGTGTGTGCGAGAGAGTGTGTGAGTGTGCGTCTATCTTGTTGTGTCACGAAGCTAGATGCGTTCGGAATCCTAATCCAAATCTATGCcaattcattttcaattttcacttcctcttctttcaaAACTTATTCACCCCCCTTTCAAACTACACTCttactttctattttctttcttcccttttcCCCCTTTTTCCTCTAATTTAGTAATTTCACTCGATCCAAAAATATCGGTTTTTTTTTGGACGTGAAAATATCGGTTAATTAGCTTTGTATCggttaatatatcaaaattaaacttcatatataacataaagaatttcaaaaaaaatcaaattgtttgttattagtttttacaaaaatattttttgtatataaaaaattaactatatattagtcacaaaatcaattattaaaaaatcaactaTTATCATTTAAGtatatttgtatttaaaatattatatacaaataattattttgtgacTATTTTTTAGCATAGtatgattgatttttttatttctagtattagttttattttgtttaattttttctctaaaattaaaaattaaaaagttggtTTAAGTTAAGTTTTTATTATCACAAATAATCTTACTTATCatcttattttcttatttatattattgaatatttattttgataaaaaatgaaaagaaaacttataaatacattgaattatatattattacatTTTACCTGATACTTGGACCTTCGAAATATAATATTGGAGGGAGAtgtcaaaaaagaaaaaaaatatatctacaGTTGTCTTGAAAGTGAGACATAGTTTAATTGTAATGTATATTTGTCATTTAGCTTGATGGTTTTGGAGATTTAAATGTTGTCTTGTTTTGTTCCTAATTATTGCAAATTTGCAATAAAGTAGCTTATTCCCTACCCAAATATATTACTAGACGTCTAGAACATTGGGCTTCAATAATAACTTGTATAagaaaaaagttttttattgaaaaaaaaaacttaagataatctaataattaattcactaatttacttaaataaatattaaaaatttaaattatatcttatgCTTACAGCATCTCACCAGTAAATATCGGCATGACGAAATAAGACCATCTCCAGTAGGGAACTCATCTCAGTCCCTATTTATGGCCCACTTGTCATAAAAAGTGACTCCACATCAGATTTTGCGTCATAACCAATAAATAGGAACTCAAtgaatctctctcttctccattagaaGGAACTACCTTTAATCCCTATTGTGGTCCcacctaattaattaattaagtaattaaaattaatataataattattattttttaataatattatttaaatttataaattcaaaataattcaatattataaaatattaaaataaataacttaaatttgattagtattttaaattttataaataaaaataaataattcaactaaaaattattttataatatataaaaattaaatttattttttatgtaaaataaatttaattaattatgatttaatataacaatataaataatatttgatattgatttaacataattatttatattaattataatttaatataattaattattaaNNNNNNNNNNNNNNNNNNNNNNNNNNNNNNNNNNNNNNNNNNNNNNNNNNNNNNNNNNNNNNNNNNNNNNNNNNNNNNNNNNNNNNNNNNNNNNNNNNNNNNNNNNNNNNNNNNNNNNNNNNNNNNNNNNNNNNNNNNNNNNNNNNNNNNNNNNNNNNNNNNNNNNNNNNNNNNNNNNNNNNNNNNNNNNNNNNNNNNNNNNNNNNNNNNNNNNNNNNtaactaaaaattattttataatatgtaaaaattaaatttattttttatgtaaaataaatttaattaattatgatttaatataacaatataaataatatttgatattgatttaacataattatttatattaattataatttaatataactaattattaaataattaatataaataattaattaaatagatatataagtatttaatatatatttaatatattttttattttttttattaacttaccACATGGCATGATTTTATTGGTTGTTGCAAGTCCCTGCTTAGAGGGACTCTCAACCTTGATCTCCGTGAAGAgctctcttttccttttcactCCAATGGTAATTGAGTCCCCATATGTTAGAAGAGGAACTCTATTTCTTAGCATTGGAGTTGCTCTAAGAAAAAAAACTTTTCATAAAAttgtttattaatattattattaaagggacaaaaattatataaatagaagGGAAAGACAGTATTGGGAACCTTTATAACATGGAAATATTTTTGCATTTGCCGCTAACATGGAAACATTTTAGCGCTCTTGAAAATAAAAGTCGCCACATACGAATTTACCAAATTAGACATGGCACTGAGTTAGTATTACGAATCAGCCCTAAACACTCTCCCAAAacccaacaccaacaccacacCGCAAACCACAAATCCCTAACTATAACAATGCCGGAGTCGGAGGAGCCACGCGCCGCCGACGGAGACGGCGAGGCCACCGTACAAACGGAGGAGCCGTACCTGAATGACGAAAATGCCCCCGAGAAACCTCTGGTTTCTGAGGCAGGTGCTCCTCCTCTGTCGAAGAATGCGCAGAAGAAGTTAGCGAAGATGCAGAGGTGGGAGGCGAgacggaggaggagaaggagaagctGTTGGAGTCGCGGAGGAGCCTCCGCAAGGAGAGGATGGAGCAGAGGTCGAGAGAGAAGgatgagaagagagagagacttTGTGGAGCCAGGGAGAATGGCCAAAACGTCGTCGTTGACCTCGAGTTCGCTCACCTCATGAACCCTAACGAAATCCACAGCCTCGTTCAACAGGTTCCTTCATTGTTATTGCTATAATGCTATTGCTGTTTTTcattgtttaattttctttgttaattctcgttttttttaatacaaaggAGTGAACTTTTCTGTATTCAAATTAAGCTGATACTGGAGGATATTATACTAAAGTCACGTAATCTGATGTTTGGATATTAGTAGACTCAATCACTCAACACTATTGAATGTTGTGAAATGTGCTAGTAAGTGCCCTGTAAACATGTGTATTGTGTAGGTATTCAGTATTCTTCAAGTTGAAAGCATTAGcccaaaaaaagaagataaaattgCAGCTTTTTGTAATGATCATTGCAGCTTTTTGTAATGATCAAGTGAGGTTGAAGTCCCATTGAGAAAATTGATCAAATGAGGGATACAAAAGAATTTCGTAGTGTGCAAGGTTTAGGAGAATGAGAAGGAGCACTTTACTTTTTCTTAATCTTATATCCAATTAGAGTTTGTTTGAATGTCATTAAGttgttagaaaaagattttttttttttcagtgtgtttggcaaaattttagtggtaaaagtaaaaataatagaaaaaacaaaaaattattttcttttagaagttataattttcattttgttaaaagatctttttttactttaaaaaaaagatgctttttaacaaaagaaaattacttttatattgttgtatccaaacataattgtTACTTTGTTAGGTAAAAAGAAACTTTTACAATAGATATCTAaacatgaaattatttttatttttctaaaagatctttcaaaaaaaaatcacttgaaAAAAGATTTCTTTGTAAAAGTTCATCCAAACAAGCCCTTGGTATTTCAACTTTGTGCTGTATTTCTGTAGCTAGTGTAGTGTGTATGTATAAAATTAGAGCATGGGACATACATAGAAAGTTCATCAGAAAATATAGGTGGCAATAGCATTAGATAGCATAAATAGTACTGTCTATTTAACCATCTGTGAATCAATAAGCACCCATTTGTTGGCAGAAATTTTGGTTTGCTTTCgtttttcataaaattatagGCCTTGCCAAactaaaaagggaaagaaaagaaaattgattgCAGCTTATTCTGGATTTTCACCTCCAACTAACGTTAATCTTTCCTAACTAGTCACCAAAAAGAAGAATCTTTCCTAACTACTAGAATTACCTTTGTTGCCATTGAACCTACAGATAATGTATTGCTATGCAGTGAATGGGAGGTGCTCTTCCCCTGCCCATCTTTGGCTGACTGGGTGCAGTGGAGAGATGGATGACCAATTACAAAGGATCCCTGGATTTGATAAGTGGATAATTGAGAAGGAAGCAAAATCCTACATCGAAGCCTTGCAAGATCGTAAGGAAAATTTGGTATATCTCACTGCAGATTCAGACAATGTTCTTGAAGAACTTGATCTGAAGAAGATATATATTATTGGTGGTTTAGTGGATAGGAATCGGTGGAAGGGGATAACCATGAAGAAAGCAGAAGAACAAGGAATCCAAACAGCTAAGCTCCCAATTGGAAATTTCATGAAGATGACTAGTTCTCAGGTATTATTCATCTTTAGCACTCATTGCTTTTTCTGTCAGAAATTGAATGCAAGTACTATGTAAATTCTGATTTTGACCCTTCTTCCAGCAATAAAGCATGAAATTTCCATAATGAAATCTTTGCACGTCTTATTGTTATTGTACCATCTGCAATTCTGATTTTGGTGTATTTGCTTTGCACGTTATGGTTATTACATCCTCGAGTGCTTGTTCAACTGATATCTGACAAGTGATTTCACATTTGGCCTCCACTTAAAGTAATGTAAGTTTCTGATGTAGTATaactttattgttttattttcaggTTCTTACTGTGAATCAAGTGTTGGAAATACTACTGAAGTTCCTGGAGACAAGGGATTGGAAAACATCTTTCTTTGCCGTTATCCCTCAAAGGAAAAGATGTCAAGGTGATGCAGAAGAAAATGCAGAAGCAGAAGATACATTAGAAGATGACCAAAAGGATGATGAAAAGGCAAGTAAAAAGAAATGTGTTGAGGAGGAACCTTGTAATTGTTAGAAATTTAGAATCATCACCAGCTTAGAGTATCTCACCATATCTGTTCCGGTCATTGCACGGAGTGGTACCTCTTGCAAGTTGAATCTAACATATAAATACACAATTCATATCAGTGTTTTCACTTTTCACTGCCTTCAATTCTGACATAATGAATTAgcataattttttgtattttattttctttttgacaaAATTGTTGCTGGATGCTGCATCAAGAGTGATATCCATGATGTACTTTGAAGAAACCTACCTCCCTGATGACTATTGAACTCAGGACTGTTCTTGGCTTTTGGATAATTGGATTCATTTCCAGTAGTTGTCAATTATGATGGAAATGAGTGACTGGATCATCTACCTTTGAACTGTATTGTTTGATTCAGCACTCAATTCTTTCTATGACTGAACCTTTTTATCATCTACcttatttttctacaaaataaGGTTGACTGAAAACTCAAAGTAAGAATTTATTGTATCCGGCTAAATAatgttttaatattattattacaaatgtgataataaatatatatttatcgGAGATGCTACACATCTATGTAACCATGTAACTAAGTTGGCCCAATACCAAAAAAAACCCAATATCATTAAATGAAACGTGGAATACACGCACCCAACACACACGAAATCGCTCTTGTCcaacgcttcttcttcttctcatgcgcttcttcttctcatgCGTGTCTTCTTCTTCGCCTTCTTTgcgttcctccttctcctttttcgcgttccttcttctttacgtgttttctccttatcgtcatttttttattgttgttgctgctgtattttttgttttttcctccttctctctctggtgaagaagcaatagaaagtgaggaagaagagttttgaacaGTGCAGAATGAACGAACACAatactcatggtgaaccgaaTATAGTACTCATGGTGAATCGAACACaatacaattgtatagtactgagtgaacgaaacataattcattatataaaatcaaattcaaacaacttTCTGCAGAATAaaccgaacacagtactcatggtgaaacaattgtatagtattgagtgaacgaaacataatccattatataaaatcaaattcaaataactctgcctacaatttacatattatcaattcaattcaattcagtacTCCACCGtccatttaattcaattcaaattagcaattgcattccattcaattcgattcaaaattgaataatccaaactttGACAGTTTGATTCATTTCAGAAGAGTAATCCAAATCGCTCTCCTGTTTACCAAAAAATTATGAACCCCTAAACActgaaccctaaatcctaaaccctaaatcctgaACACTAAAACCAGAACCCTGAACACTGAACCCTGTACCCGTAAACTCTAaatccctaaaaccctaaaacctaaaccctaaaccctaaatcctaaacccgaACCCTAAACTCTGAACTCTGAACTCTGAACCCTGAacgctaaaccataaacccctaaaaccctgaaccctgaatcctgaaccctaaaccctagacccctaaactctaaaccctcaACCATGAACACGGTGAACCGAAATTAATACACGAGGCGAACCAAAAGTTTGAAACACATTGAACCCCTGTACACTGAACCCTGAACCTATagaccctaaaccttaaaaccctaaaccatgaaacccaattgtcattcttttgttgttgttgctgctgtatttttttgtctttttctccttctccctctggtgaagaagcagtagaaggtgagaaagaagagttttgaatagtGCAGAATgacagtactcatggtgaaccgaacacaatacaattgtatagtattgagtgaacgaaacataatttattatataaaatcaaattcaaatagctTTCTGCAGAATGAACCAAACACAGTACTCATGgtaaaacaattgtatagtactgagtgaacgaaacataatccattatataaagtcaaattcaaataactctacctacaatttacatattatcaattcaattcaattcaattcagtacACCTCCGtccatttaattcaattcaaattagcaattgtattccattcaattcgattcaaaattgaataatccaaactttGTCAGTTTGATTTGTTTCAGAAGAGTAATCTAAATCGCTCTCCTGATTTGAAGTTGAGTCATTTATTGTTTCGATTCAGAAGtgcagattgaagaagaaaacgaagaagaataggaagaaGATAAATGCAACCAGATCGAAATAAGAAAATGAGAAGATGAACGCGACCAGAGGAGAACGACGAAGGCAATGCAGATTAATAAGAAAGAACGCAAACAATTGCAGTGGAAGGATTACGTTGAGCAAAGTTTTAGGTTGCAGCACGTTATATGTAGCGCGTGTATGATAAACGAGTGAGGGGTGGGGGACGCGCATGTGGAGGAAATTACTTGGTTAACAACtatgtaaaaaatatatggatgcaaaatttttttaatatatttatttgttcCCTTACTGTTATATTGCTATGCCTAGATATCATGTCTGCTAAGCAATTTGAATTAGTTGATTAGTCAACTACCTCGTTCGCTTAAACAAATGTAAagagtttgaaaaaaatatcatatatcATGTCAGCATAATTCTATTTTGTGTGTGCATTTTTGATCATAAATCGCTGAtggaaaatatttgtttttgtaTTATTATGTTAGTAATTTGTGTTAGAAaagtattgaaaattaaaattcaaaattacttTAAGGATATATTTACAGATCATATCAGAAGTCATAAAGACTTATCCAACTCAAATAAATCATGAGACAAAAGCAAATTAATTGACAGGCACTACTACTTATGTGcatagtaatatatatatatatataaaaagtcaCAAAAAATGCAATATTATAAACTAGTTATacatttgttattgttatttattggattttttttaaataaataaaataaatattaaaattaaataaataaacgcCTTTGGATTTTTCACGTGAGGAGTAAATACTCTTTCATCTTACTCTGCTAGAGTGTTTTCCAAAACAGAATTCTTGTGCTGTTTAGGTCAATGTTTAATTTTTGtcaatttctttctttaattctttctttatgcccttttttattcctttctctTAATTCGCCATGAGAGTTCTTTCATAGAATTGTCGCGGTTTGCGAAGACTCCGAACAATTCATTATCTTAAAGGGATGTGTCAATCCCACTCGCCCGAGATTGTGTTTCTATGTGAAACAAAAAACCAATCTCGTCTGGTGGAAAATAAATTGAGATCTTGTCATTTTACGGAATGGAAGATTGTTAGTTTGACGGGTACAGTTGGTGGATTGGCTTTAGCATGGAAGGAGGGCACAAACAGTTGAGATTCTTGCTGAAAAAGAGTTTTTCATAGCTGTCAAGGTAACTGATCATGCTTTGAACTGTTCTTAGGGGGCTTATTAGGGTACATTTAAATAGCTTGAATGGGATTCGGTCTACCCAATATACATaacttttctcttttgtacaacGTTTCTTTGGAAAAGTTGTAATTATAGGTGATTTTAATGCTATAGTGAGTCTCGATGAGAATGAAGGAGGGGGGTTAAAATCAGCTTCATCTATTTCtgaatttgtgaattttgttGATGGTGGTGGACTAAAGGACTTGGGTATGATTGGAAGAAGGTTCACCAGGACTAATAGGCGACGAGGGCAGGACCAGATCAGGGAGCGGCTTGACCGTGCATTTACAAACGGTGAGTGGATGGATTATTTTCCATCAGCCTCGCTGTCTCGCCTCCTAGAAAACGGTTCAGATCATGCGCCTATCCTTCTTGATACAAATCCAGTCATGAAAAAATCTAATCGGAGGTTTAAGTTTTAGGAGAGATGGTGTGATTTAGAAGGAATTCAAGTAATTATCACTGAAGCTTGGAAGGAATGGGTGGATGACTCAGCAATATTTGTTTTGGCTCAAAAATTGAAGCATTGTATGCACCGTATTGTTCGATGGCAGTAACAGAACAAATCTAATTCGAAGAAGGACATTAGTGAACTCACATCTCAGCTTAAAATTCTCAGAGAAGAGGATATTATAGGGGAGAACAGGTTGAAGCCTTGGAAAATAAACTTGAGGATGCTTGCATTAGAAAGGAAAGCTATTGGAGGGAGAAATCTCGTGTAAAGTGGCTAAAAGAAGGGGACAGAAATATAAGTTTCTTTCACCAATCATTCCAATCTAAAATTCagagaaataaaaattgaaaactgaaaaagaaTGATGGTACGTATGCTACCACCCGTGAGAAAATTGCACAAGTATCTGAAACATACTTCAAGGATATCTTCACATCGATTAACCAAGCTAATCCGGCACATGCATTCGAAGATTTTGAAACCAAAGTTTCAGCAACCATGAACAGAAAATTAACTAGACCGGTTAGTTTTGATGAGGTAAAACGTGCGGGCTTTAGTGTTCACTCCTAGATCGCCCCTAGTGATGATGGATTTACGGCTAAATTCTTTCAGTTCTACTGGAGTTTAGTAGGGGAGGATGTTTTTAAGGCTGTCCGTAGTTTTTTTGTTAGTGGTAGACTACTAAAGAGCTTCAACCATACACAAATCCGTCTCATTCCTAAGATTTCTGATGCAAAGGATATGACACAGATTAGACCCATCAGCCTTTCCTCAGTTGTGTATAAGATTATTTCTAAAGTACTAGTCCATCGGCTACAGAAATTTATGACTTTGCTAATCAGCCCTAATCAAAGTGCCTTCATTAAAGGTAGATTGATTTCAGACAATGTCCTAGTCACTCATGAATGTATGCACTATCTAAAGACAAAGAAGAGGGGCCTATCGAGGGAAATGGCTGTTAAATTGGACATGAGCAAAGCCTATGATTGTGTTGGCATTTTCTTTAGTTTATTTTGGAGAAGCTGAGATTTGAATCTAGGTGAATTGGTTGGATACAGAAGGTGGTGACTATAGTTTCTTACTCTGTCATTGTTGAAGGTCaaccttttgatttttttaaaccaaatagAGGTATCCGTCAAGGAAACCTTCTATCTCCctacctttttcttttctgtgcaGAAGGATTATTCTTTTTTGCTAAATAAGGCAGAGCAAAACGATCTCATTGATCTCATTGAAGGTATTCAGATCAACCAAAGATGTCCTATTGTTAATCATTTATTGTTTGCGGATGACTCAATCCTCTTTTGCAAAGTGTCAAAAAATAGTTGTGAAAATATTCTCAATCTTCTTCAGTCATACGAGGTTCAGTGGCTAAAAAGTTAATTTGCATAAATCAACTCTATTCTTTAGTAATAATACTCTTCCCGCTGCTCACTGGCTCAAAAATTGGAAATTGCTCATATTGGTGCACACGATAAATATTTGGATTTTCCATCtacaatccaaaaaaaaaagccacCTTCGGAGAAATCAAAGACAAGGTGAGAAAGCGAGTTCATGGGTGGAAAAGAAAACTTATCTCCTCTGCAGACAGGCATGTTCTAATAAAAGCTATTATGGAGGCTATCCCAATTTATCCATTATCATGTTTTTGTCTTTTTGATACTTTAATTAGGGAGATTCACAACATACTCTCCTaattttggtgtggtaaaaaagGTACAGAGCAAAAAATGGCGTGAGTTAGTTGGAATACTATGACAAGATCGAAACTAGAATGTGTAGTAGGTTTTAAGGACCAAGGGGTTCAGAATTTGGCGCTATTTGCAAAACAATATTGGAAGGTTGCCTCTCAACCACAATCACTCCTATCTAGACTCTTCAAAGGTAAATATTTTCGATACAGTTCTATAATTAATGCAGAGATCGGAACAGTACCTTCGTGGGGGTGGCGTAGCATATTGGAAGGGTGTAAGGTTGTTGAAAAAGGGCTGATTTGGTGAGTTGGTGATGGTCTAGTATCCGAATCTTTAGTGATCCTTGGCTTGTTCCTCCACATCCTTATGTTGTTCTTCATATGAAACTTCCAATCTACAAAATCAACCACTATTGATTGTCAAAGACTTAATACTTTCTAAAGGTCAGTGGAATCAAACTCTAATTAGAAGTATTTTTTCTGAGGGCACTAGTCAGCGTGTGCTAGCAACAACAATTGGGGgtggagaaaataaaatttattgggCCCTTAATAAAAGTAGTTTGTATTAAGTGAGTACTGGGTACCGTGTGGCTTATGGGTTCTCGCATCCTTCCATTGAATTTGCCCAGAGGTTATGAGACAACAAAATTTGTGGTGAGAACTGTGGAAGCTGAAAATCTCAGTGAAGATTAAGATTTTTCTCTGGAGGGGCTTCCATGAAAAGCTTCTAATGCTACAAAAGCTTCATCATCGCATCCCATCGATTCAACCTCCCTGCCGAAGATGCCTACAATTTCCAGAAACAATCAATCATTGCATCTTCCATTGtgtaaaatcaaaagaaatttaGTAAAAAATGGGCTTACCAGCTACTAGAAGGGACACCGAAGACTCTGATTTCTATATTGAGTGGAACTTGAGAATGGGAGTCTTGCGTACCCAACCCAATAGCTCCTCTCAGAGAATGATGATGGTGATTTTGAGCTGGTCCTTATGGAAGGCTAGGAATAGGTTCATCTTTGATAATTTATCAACTAGTGTGGAAGAGATAATAGCGTCAACTTTGAAACTGCAGAAAGAGTTTCAACAAATTCTCACTTCCTAATTGATGagaattttactttttatttctcttattagattattatataatGTTACCTCTATTGTAAAGCGTTGGGAGTTCcctatttcttttatttgtctCGTATATGGACACCTATATGTGTTCTTTCATTTCATGAATGAAATTATCtgactttgaaaaaaaatattaaaattactgAAATATGCAATTTTCAGAACTTTTACTGTTTTACATTTCTAatattatctcgtttacagatAAGTATGatcgtatctcgtttacagtgtaaacgagataag from Arachis duranensis cultivar V14167 chromosome 4, aradu.V14167.gnm2.J7QH, whole genome shotgun sequence encodes:
- the LOC107483054 gene encoding LOW QUALITY PROTEIN: tRNA (guanine(9)-N1)-methyltransferase (The sequence of the model RefSeq protein was modified relative to this genomic sequence to represent the inferred CDS: inserted 1 base in 1 codon) gives rise to the protein MPESEEPRAADGDGEATVQTEEPYLNDENAPEKPLVSEAGAPPLSKNAQKKLAKMQRWEAXTEEEKEKLLESRRSLRKERMEQRSREKDEKRERLCGARENGQNVVVDLEFAHLMNPNEIHSLVQQIMYCYAVNGRCSSPAHLWLTGCSGEMDDQLQRIPGFDKWIIEKEAKSYIEALQDRKENLVYLTADSDNVLEELDLKKIYIIGGLVDRNRWKGITMKKAEEQGIQTAKLPIGNFMKMTSSQVLTVNQVLEILLKFLETRDWKTSFFAVIPQRKRCQGDAEENAEAEDTLEDDQKDDEKASKKKCVEEEPCNC